In Astyanax mexicanus isolate ESR-SI-001 chromosome 5, AstMex3_surface, whole genome shotgun sequence, a single window of DNA contains:
- the LOC103028781 gene encoding 3-mercaptopyruvate sulfurtransferase-like, which yields MSLQTKALVSVRWLTETLRAPGSNVRVLDASWFLPKLRRNAKSEFRARHIPRASFFDLDRCSDRSSPLDHMLPPAPVFAEFASRLGVCPDSHVVVYDRSEHGAFSSPRAWWMFRVFGHASVSVLDGGLEAWIREGQPVEEGKALKHEPTEFTAKLNRAWVKTYEDIVDNVESKTFQVVDARPAGRFRGTDPEPRDNTEPGHIPGSINIPFTSFLASSGLFLPPDQLKAIFQKAGVDLQKPLCVTCGSAVTACLTALAAYQCGHDEVSVYDGGWMEWYTRAAPEDVISEGRGKHR from the exons ATGTCTCTACAAACTAAAGCGCTGGTGTCGGTCCGGTGGCTCACCGAGACGCTGCGCGCTCCTGGCTCCAATGTGCGCGTGCTGGACGCCTCGTGGTTCCTGCCCAAGCTCCGGAGAAACGCCAAGAGCGAGTTCCGGGCTCGCCACATCCCGCGCGCCTCCTTCTTCGACCTAGACAGGTGTAGTGACCGCAGCTCGCCGCTCGACCACATGCTGCCCCCGGCCCCGGTGTTCGCCGAGTTCGCCAGCAGGCTGGGCGTGTGCCCGGACTCTCACGTGGTCGTGTACGACCGCAGCGAGCACGGAGCCTTCTCGTCCCCGCGCGCCTGGTGGATGTTCCGGGTGTTCGGGCACGCGTCCGTATCTGTGCTGGACGGGGGTCTGGAGGCCTGGATCAGAGAGGGGCAGCCGGTGGAGGAGGGTAAAGCACTAAAGCACGAGCCCACGGAGTTCACTGCCAAGCTTAACCGCGCGTGGGTCAAAACTTACGAGGACATCGTGGACAACGTGGAGAGCAAGACGTTCCAGGTGGTGGACGCACGGCCTGCTGGGAGATTCAGGGGGACTGACCCGGAGCCCAGAGACA aCACTGAACCCGGACATATTCCTGGCTCTATAAATATTCCCTTCACTTCTTTCCTGGCTTCCTCCGGGCTTTTTCTTCCTCCGGATCAACTGAAGGCTATATTTCAGAAAGCTGGAGTGGACCTGCAGAAGCCATTGTGTGTGACCTGTGGATCGGCCGTCACCGCGTGCCTCACTGCCCTCGCAGCCTACCAGTGCGGCCACGATGAAGTGTCTGTGTACGATGGTGGCTGGATGGAGTGGTACACAAGAGCGGCTCCTGAGGATGTGATCTCAGAGGGGCGGGGAAAACATAGGTGA
- the rps19bp1 gene encoding ribosomal protein S19 binding protein 1, producing the protein MSASMIRRGLELLRDDIKGAGSSQKKKQSSKKASLMSQISTNRRGVRKQIRQLQTHGKAGKSKATVKDKHIKNALEEYRKKQKKSQLSKNLKFFLDTKYKTQENYTKKILHQNSGRLSHHRPDKQVKESNEESIFTEEEFQRFQEEYFAKL; encoded by the exons ATGTCAGCCTCAATGATTAGGAGGGGCTTGGAGCTGCTGAGAGACGATATTAAag GTGCTGGCAGCAGTCAGAAGAAGAAACAGAGCTCCAAGAAAGCCTCCCTGATGTCTCAGATCAGCACTAATAGGCGAGGTGTTCGGAAGCAGATCCGTCAGCTTCAGACTCACGGCAAAGCTGGAAAGAGCAAAGCTACGGTCAAAGACAAGCACATCAAAAATGCTTTAG aggaatacagaaaaaaacagaagaaaagtcaGCTCAGCAAAAACCTAAAGTTTTTCCTGGACACCAAATATAAAACACAAGAAAACTACACAAAGAAG ATCCTGCATCAGAACTCTGGCCGGCTGTCCCATCACCGACCAGACAAACAAGTCAAGGAATCAAATGAAGAATCTATCTTCACAGAGGAGGAGTTCCAGAGGTTCCAGGAGGAATATTTTGCTAAACTCTGA
- the ntan1 gene encoding protein N-terminal asparagine amidohydrolase, which translates to MPLLVQNRRVERVTSTTDLFLRYSHLKENAKEFRSRPALTVEPKRLLYVQQREFAATTPADSSVSVIGSGDATTCHLVVLRHTGSGATCLAHCDGSSTFTEVPLLVNAVTSLSNPAKEGRLELHLVGGFDDDSKTSHTLSLTILAAFQKQKDEIHLETCCITDMNDVVTDGIHRPIVYGIGVNVKTGEVFPASFPQRGPAEDLRSARTFTGGEMAEVYDSSKEQIKIGPCRWTPNRDIAFWLSEDDNTILQFLSTSPYAEPPHFVQHIKSTIQFLLDHPSADSLFPGGQPQLFQRSEQGEWERVSQQ; encoded by the exons atgcccCTCCTGGTTCAGAACAGACGGGTCGAGCGCGTGACTTCAACTACAGACCTGTTCCTCAGATATTCTCATCTAAAG GAAAACGCCAAAGAGTTCCGGTCCAGACCCGCTCTGACTGTCGAGCCCAAGCGCCTCCTTTACGTTCAGCAGAGAGAATTCGCAGCCACGACACCGGCGGACA GTTCTGTCTCGGTCATTGGCTCTGGAGATGCAACTACATGTCACCTTGTGGTTTTGCGGCACACAG GCAGTGGAGCGACTTGTCTGGCTCACTGTGATGGTTCGAGCACTTTCACCGAAGTTCCTCTCCTTGTAAACGCTGTCACATCCTTAAGCAACCCTGCAAAGGAGGGCAG GTTAGAGCTTCATCTTGTTGGGGGGTTTGATGATGACTCCAAGACGTCCCACACACTCAGCCTTACTATACTAG CGGCCTTTCAGAAGCAGAAGGACGAAATTCACTTAGAGACCTGCTGTATTACTG ATATGAATGATGTTGTGACAGATGGGATTCACAGACCAATTGTATATGGAATAG GAGTGAATGTCAAAACAGGCGAGGTGTTCCCCGCCTCATTTCCACAGAGAGGCCCAGCCGAGGACCTGCGGTCTGCTCGCACCTTCACTGGTGGAGAG ATGGCCGAGGTGTATGACTCCAGTAAGGAACAGATAAAGATTGGTCCCTGCAGGTGGACCCCTAACAGGGATATTGCCTTCTGGCTGTCTGAAGATGACAACACCATCCTACAG TTCCTGTCCACATCTCCTTATGCTGAGCCGCCGCACTTTGTTCAACACATTAAGTCCACCATCCAGTTCCTGCTGGACCACCCCAGTGCAGACAGCCTGTTCCCTGGAGGTCAGCCGCAGCTGTTCCAGCGGTCGGAGCAGGGAGAGTGGGAGAGGGTGTCCCAGCAGTAG